A window of Gorilla gorilla gorilla isolate KB3781 chromosome 5, NHGRI_mGorGor1-v2.1_pri, whole genome shotgun sequence genomic DNA:
AAGTCACCTGTGTAGTCTGTCTTATCTATGAGGCTGTGGGCATGTCTTAGGCAAGACCCCTGTGCAAGTTCCCATATCTGtgcctgcagcttgatttttcaggctgttcTTTTGTTTAAAAGAATTCTACCGAGAACCCACCCTAACTGCCTGCCTGActggtttcttcctttctcctctctcactccttttccagatgaggaaacaagatCAGAGAGGGACAGTGACTTGCCAAGTTCACACTGAGATGAGTACACCCTGTACCCTCCCCTCCTCAAAAGAGGACCTTACCAAAGGGACTGTCATCTGGGGCCCTCAACATCCATATAGTGATGACACTTGGGAAGAGATATGACAAAACCAAGAAACAGAATCCTAAGGTCTTAAATGTAATGTTGGAAACAACATTAGAGCTGGAAAACAACTTAAGGAACAATGGTAATGAGGCATTTGCATCATTGTACAATGCTAATGTTATTTTATCTTGAAAACAATCTTGAGAAGTAGGAATTATTGTCCTCTTTCACAAGACAGGGAAAATGAGGCCAAAGGTTAGTGACTTGCTGAGGGTCACACAGTGACAGAGTGGTATCCTGGTCCCTGTCCCTGACTTCTTCCCTagggctcctcctcctgggcaTCTCACTCTCAGAGGAAGCAGGGCCATCAGTGGTACTGGTGCCAGCTCTTAGGGAGCTATTTTCCCCCAGCTGGGTTAAGTTCTCTCCTAGTATACAACAGGATGTTGGCTACACCATCATGATAGGGAGAACAGCTATCTTAGGAGGCTGCTTGCTAGACAGAgatgggtgtgtgtgcgtgtgtctgtctgtctgtctgtctgtctgtctgtctgtctgtctgtctgtcctggGACCAGAGCTGTcgattcttcagcctcagtcTTCCCTCTATTGCCCTCTCCTGGACATAGGGAAGAAGTGCCTCCTCCTTGCTGTCCCCCAGGATTACTCCCTGCCTCTTCCACTCTCCCCACAACCATCCTGAAGTGGCCCCTCTGGCTGTCCACCAGGGTCCTGGCTGTGTCACTCTCCTGGCCATTGGAACATCCCTGACCCAGGGTTCAATGCACAGTTGTCACATTTATCCCCAGGTGCTATTCCAGTCACTCCAGGTCAGtagacacgtgtgtgtgtgtgtgtgtgtgtgtgtgtgtgtgtgtgtgtgtgtgtgtgtaggggaatCCAGGCTGCATTCTCCAGCCTTCATTGCTGGACGCCAAGCCAGTGCTCTGGACAATAGAGGCTGAGTCTGAGCCCTGAGTCAGTGGGTGGGAGGCAGATTCCTCGGGCCATTGGGTCCCTGGCCAGAGGCTACTTGGGCTCCATTTTCCCTGTCCCCCTGCCTGGGCCAGTCCTCCAGGCCGTGGTCAGTTCCAAGTTGCTGTCTTCACTGTGTCCCAAGTGTGTCTTCTCTCTCTATCCTGAGGGGTAGGAGTAGGGTTGCTCCACCCTTCCTCTGAGCCATGGTCTCCCCACCAGTGTCTGTGGGGTGAGCAGCCTCCATACAGAGCCAAGGTCTCAGCCACCCCAGGGTATGGACTTGCTGGAGACCGCTGGGTCCCCTGTGGGAACTCAGACTTGGAGCCCAGGTGTAGAAGCTGAGGGAGAGAGCCCCAAGTCCAGCCTCTGCATTTCAGTCTTGGGAGAGGCTGACCCTGCAGCCCGGAGGCTCTTAGCTGCCTGGTCACAGCTTTCTAAGGAGGCAGCGGCCAGCAGAAGGCAGCAGTGAGAGCGTGGGCTCCGCAGGGTCCCAGGACAGGAGGGAGGAGCAGCCGCAGTCAGGGCAGGGCCATCCAGAGGCCCAGCAAAGGACACCTGGCCCGACAAGGGAAGCTGCCAACCCCTCTGTGGGTCCCCAGCTTTTAGTCACTGTTTCCTCTCCTCCAGGATGGGACATCACTGCCTCTGGCATTCATGAGCCCGACTCTTTTCTTCCCTAACCTTAGGGGAAGCTGAAGCAGAACGGAGGGAAGCAGAGGACACAGTGGCCCTGGTGGGGAGGGCAGCTCAGCCCAACAGGGTTTCTGAGGCAGACGGGAGCTGAGGTTCTCTGTAAACAGCACTCTCAGGGTTCCCCTGCCTCCACCAAGAGCCCTGGGGTCTGCAGCTCCGAGCAGAAACCACTGGTCACATTTCCTCGGGACTTTCTCCCTGATGCCCTTTGCTCTGGGCCCCTCCCCAGGTTCCTGCCCCCCAGGAGAACACTGGGCTGTGGGGCTGCTCAGGATGGCAGCCTCTGGGTTTGGGAAGTCCTGGGTGAGTCCAGCACTGCACAAGTCCTCCAGCTTCATAAGATCGATACTGGCCCCAATCTTCACCCCTCCTCTAACCCCCTGGGGCCACTCTGGGAGAAGCTCCCCACCCCATGCTTAAGTGGCCTCAGATCAAGTAGACTTCCACATAGGGCTCTGGTCTTCCAGGTGGGTCACGTCTAGAAGGATTGCTGCACATGCTGTAGCCTGCAAGAAACAGGGAGAGCTGAGGAAGTGTCCTGCCCTGCCCACGGTGCCCCAGTGCTCCtccaccagccccagccccttTCTGGCTCTGCCTCTGGTTCCTTCCAGGTCATCCCCTTAGGGTTGTGCTGGGtggtctccgcctggccgccctcCTCCCCAGGTGGAAGCCTCACAGTCCTTTTGACTGGACACAGGCCAAGGGCCATACCACGTGGGGACTCGAGGTCATAACCCTTAGTGCAGTTACCCAGAGCTCTGCcctcaggaggctgggaggtgggctCTACTCACTTGCCATGTGTCTCTTCTTCCAAAACCCATAGACCACGATCGGCATCAGCACCAGGAGGGTCAGCACCACCCCAAGCACAGTGGAGTAAACATCCTGGTGCCTGAGAAGAAGGGACAGGGTGGAAGCGGGTGAGCACCAAGGTCCCCCATCCTAACCCACGTTGGGATCGGACCAGCAGCAGAAACCCTGAGAGCGTGCCCTTCCTGGGGTAGACGGCCACCCTCTTCCTTACAGACCCGGCCACAGAAGCAAGTGTGACATCCGGAGTTAAGAGGAGGATGTCCCCAGGTAGAGGGGAACATCTCTCTACTTTGGTACCTCTCCTCCATTATGCCCCCAAATCTGTTCATCAGTGACGATGAGGATTCTAGGAGACTCCCATTTGTGGCTAAAGAGATCAAGATGCTTGCTCTCCTCAAGGGGTCTGAGGATGCCTGTTCCCCCACTCTATCCTCTGTAGCAGATGCTGTCGGGCCCCTGCCTGTGTCCTCTTGCCTGTGTCATTTCCACCTGCACACATCATCAGCACCTCCTTTTCTgtgggtgggaggctgaggcctttCTCTTGTCGCTAGAGCCCTCTATGCCACACACAGCAGGCAGCCCTCTACTGATAACCAATTGGAGTTGGTGTGTAACTATGCGGGCTCCTTTGCCCTTCAGATGCGTGTTTGACGCTAGATCTGACTCTCCCCGTTGGGATTAGGCTCTTGTTGTGCACAGCAGCTGCTTGGTTAAGTTCTCTTTATTAGAGGCCTTCCCTGCCCTGTCCCACTCCCCCACTTTTTTTCCAGTGTTCCATATAAGACACAAATCCCTGACTCAGAGTCAGTTTCTCTAGAGGAACCCAAATTAAAGCATCCCCCATTTTCCACTTCCTACTCCATGAGGCGCATCCTTGCCCTATCCTCACCCTCTCCTCTCCATCCACAGACCCTTCAGGCCACCCATCCCCTGACATGCTCATCTCTGACTCTCATCCCCCCTGGCCCTAATTCTACCAACTCTCATCGCCCCCTACCCTCATCTCTGCAGCCCCCCTCTCCCCTGATACTCCTCCCACTGACCTTCTCTGACTCTCCTCCCCCACAACCTTCATTTACCCCCATCCTCATCCCCCTGACCCTAATGCCCCTGAATCTCATAGTCCCCTGCCCTCATCCCTGCAACCCTCATCTCCCCCCACCTTTATCCCGACCCTCCTCTCTGCTGACACTTCCCCCACCTTCCTTCCACCAACTCTGCTCCCCACTGACCCTCATCCTTCCTGATCCTCCTTTCCCCTGACCTTCCTCCTCCCTgatcctcctccccccaccctcctTTCCCCTGTCCCTCCTGTCCCCACCCTTCTTtcccctgcccctcctctccACTGACCCTCCTTTCCCcagcctctcctctctcctgccccTCCTCTCCATTGCCATCCTTTATGTCACTTCCAGTCCCCCACCTCCCATTCAGAAGCAGGCCACGTTGGGTTCCTGGGGAGCAAAAGAGGAAGGTCAGATATAAGACTTGCACCTCCAGGTCTGTTTGGGCACTAAGTGCTGGTGCCACTCAACCCCAGGCCCCACAGGTACCTGATGGAGGGCATGGAGGGTAGTCTGTTGAGGAGAGATCTGCTGGTGAGGCAGAGCCCTGTGGTGGGCGATCTGGTGCTGAGGTCCCCAGACTTAGTGGAGATGGATTCTGGGCCAGCAGAGGAGTCCCTGGCATTGCTGGGAGACGCGGTCACTGTCTGGGACCCCGTGGTCCTCCTGGGTCCCTGGCTGGTGGTGCTGGTAGCAGTGAAGCTGTAGCCTGTCTTGGAGGCAGGTCTGGTGGAGGCTAAGAGCCTAGGCAAGGTGATGAGTCCTGGGGTGAACACCATCACACCAGTGGTAAAAGGGGCATCAGGGCCTGAGGTAGGGGCTTGGCCAGTTGTGACAGTTCCACTCTTGAGGATGTTGGCCAGATGTGTGAAAGGAATGTTCCTCTCAGTTTGGGGAGCTGAAAGACAGAAAGGGAGGAACGTTAGATTGACTTGGGTGCCTCAGTGCTGGGAGCAGATCCTGGCAACCCACACAGTTGCCTGGAAGCCTGGATGGGGGCCtatcctcttctcttctccttgacCTTGGGCCTAGGATTTTGGCTGCTGAGTGATCAGATGTGTATTTGTTCAGAAAGTGATATCAGGAGGAAGGAAGTAGGCATACTGAAGAAGGGAGAGACtaccacaatttctttttccctcccaTGTCAGGCCACCTGTTCCCTCTCCATCCCCATCTCTCTTTTCACTTTCCAGGCCCTCTTCGTTCCTACGGGCCAAAAAGACTTCCATAAAATAATGTCAAACAAGAACTTTTCCAGCTATTCCATAATTGACAAGTAGGGTCCAGAGATGAGGACAAGGAGGCATCAAGGTCCTCAAATTCCAAAGAAAGCTGCAGTCAGTTGGGGTCAGACACTTTCCTTGGGGGCTCACTAAGAGATATCAAACTGGTCCTGCTACACTCACCCATCAACCCAGCCCTTTTCCATCCCATTTTCTAGAAGAAGCCTGGGTTTTGGACAGTGGAtgaggagggaggtggaggagcTGTGAGGCATCAACCTAGCAGTGAGTGATGGTTTTATCTCAGCATGGAATGTGAAAATTGGAGACAGAGGCTGCTACATCCCACTACTGTGCATGGAAAGGGCAATTTCCTAACGGCCAAATTGTCATCATGGAAGGTGGCTGAGCTTGAGCCATTTTTCTGGAGAAGGGGACCCAGAACAAGCAACATTGGTGAGGATGGGGATAGAGCAAGACGCTCACCTGGAGTCAGAGCTCCCACAACATCATACTCAGCAGTGGGGACACCCCCAAAGAACTCTTCAGAGAACTCACACATTAGTGCCTTGGGAGAGTATGTGGACACTCAGAGAGGATCTCAAAGGGCTGGCAGACAAGCAATGACATCCAACAGGGAAAGCATTCCTACAACACTCAGTTAAGCCACATAACCATCTCCCCCTCCCTCATTCCTGCATCAACACACTAAGAGGGCCAAGAAGAGGTAACCAAGAGGAACCCCGCCTTCTTCACAGCCCAAGATGCAGGATGGGGAGCTGGGCAGCCAGCAACCTTCCTTCTCCACTTTAGATGACTTGGACCATACAACCTGGTCTTCAGGGGGCAGTGGAATATCCTATACTGCTGGATGACCAGAGTTTGTAGTTggaataaggattttttttatttcctaataACAGAAAAGGTCTGCAAAGTTGAAATCTTCACAAATTGTCCTTAAGAGGTGGAAAGTGAGATGTGACATAACATGAATAGAGgaaatgatgagaaaaaataaaagcatataatgTTTAATGTTTCTATCCCTACATATTAAGACTTCAATGAACCAGTTTCAACTTCCCTGGGTCTCACTCGGAACTTGAGAGGGAAGGAATGAGATTTGGCTCCACATTTTAGCGACAGCATTTTCCCTAGTTCAGACCCCGTGGAAGATGGAGATGCA
This region includes:
- the TREML2 gene encoding trem-like transcript 2 protein, translating into MAPAFLLLLLLWPQGCVSGPSADSVYTKVRLLEGGTLSVQCSYKGYKNRMEGKVWCKIRKKKCEPGFARVWVKGPRYLLQDDAQAKVVNITMVALKLQDSGRYWCMRNTSGILYPLMGFQLDVSPAPQTERNIPFTHLANILKSGTVTTGQAPTSGPDAPFTTGVMVFTPGLITLPRLLASTRPASKTGYSFTATSTTSQGPRRTTGSQTVTASPSNARDSSAGPESISTKSGDLSTRSPTTGLCLTSRSLLNRLPSMPSIRHQDVYSTVLGVVLTLLVLMPIVVYGFWKKRHMASYSMCSNPSRRDPPGRPEPYVEVYLI